The following is a genomic window from Clostridium fungisolvens.
ATCTTTTAATCGGCATTGAGAATTATTTATTAAGTATTCAGCTTCGCCTGATCTATATATTCTTCTAGTGACTGTCACATCATTGTATTCAATAGGAAGTTCTCCATCTGCATTGTCTAAAGTAAGTGAAACTTGTGCCAAGCCAACTGGTTTTCTAAACTGAGTACCAGCAAAAATAACATCTTCCATTTTACCGCCTCTTAGAGTCTTAATACTCTGTTCACCTAGAACCCATCTAACAGCGTCGGAAATATTACTTTTTCCGCTACCATTTGGTCCAACTACAGCTGTGACACCTCTTTTAAACTTTAATTCTGTTTTATCTGCAAATGATTTAAATCCCCTTATTTCAAGAGACTTTAGAAACATATGTCCACTCCTTATCTTCCAACAAATTGATAAAATAATCCTATTAGAAATGATGTAATAATTATTGCCATTATTATATTCATTATGATTTTTCTTGTTCTCTTCTTCATACTGCTCACTCCTTATTCTATTTAAGTTTATAGTAAATAAAGTAAAATATCAATGGTGACGAAAAGAAAACCCTAGAGTTTGCTCTAAGGTAATTTCTCTATGTATCAAAGTAATATAAATTCATTTATAAACATTTCTTCGTTACCTGTATTTATTTATATTGAAACTATCTTAGTTTCATTATTTGAATTAATTAAAATTTCTCCTACCTTTACTGAATCATCGATACATACATCTATCTTTACATTAACCAACTTACTCTTTAATTCATTAAAGAATTCTTTTTTGTTAGCATAAAGTCTAGAAATATATCTATTATTTATTCTAATGGTTACATCATCTTTACTTTCTCTAAGTAAGTTATAGATATGCTCATTTAAGATACTGCTTTCTACGAGTTCTCTAAATGCTGGATGAAATGGACCATCAACTATATCTCCACCAGTATTAATGTTTTCAGTAGGTTGTAACCCAACTCTTATAACATTGATATTATTTTCTATATAAAGCTTATATATCTTTTTTGCTACTGTTACTGCTTCGCTTAATGTGTATGGCTTATATTCTTCTCTCCTAAGCATTTCTTCCATAGGTGTATCTTTAATAACTAAGGCTGGATATATTCTACAAATATCTGGTTTCATCTCAATAGATTTTTTTGCTGTATCTAAGTCTTTTTCAAATGTGTCACCAGGAAGCCCAAGCATAATTTGATGACCTAAAGTAAAGCCGTATTCTTTTATAAGCATTGATGCCTTCTTTACATCTTCTTCTGAATGCCCTCTTGCAGATTTTCTTAGTACTTCTTTGTCAAGAGATTGAACCCCAAGCTCTATTATATCAACCTCATATTCTTTTAAATGATTTAAAATATCATGATCTATATAGTCCGGTCTTGTTGATAATCTTATATAATTTATTTTTTTTAACTTCTTGTATTTGTATGCAACTTCTAAAAGTTCTTTTTGCTTCTGCATCGGTATTGCAGTAAACGTGCCACCAAAAAATGAAATTTCAACTGTTGAATTAGCGATATCTATAGTTTTCAAATACTCTTCTACTGTATTTTCTACATACTGACTATCTACTACTCCTTCTTCACCAGATATCTTATTTTGATTACAAAATACACAGTTATGTGGGCATCCTAGATGAGGTACGAAGATTGGAATTATATAATAACTTTTACTCATTGCTGCCCTCCAAAAAATTCAAAGCCTTTTTAGCAGATTGCTGCTCAGCTTCTTTTTTACTAAAACCTTCTCCTTCACCAATTATCCTATCACCGATAACGACTTTAGTATAAAATTTTCTTCTATGCGGAGGACCTTCATATTTTACTAGTTCGTAGTTTATATTAACTTCGCCATTCTCTTGCAATTTTTCTTGAAGCTTTGTTTTAAAATCAAGAACGATTTTATCATTAATCGCATCTGCTATTACATGTTTAAAGTTTGTTATTATAAAATCTCTAGCGTACTCCAAGCCTTTATCTAGATATATAGCAGCTAGTAAAGCCTCTAAACAGTCGGCCTGAATAGATATTCTTTCTCTTCCTCCTGTTAGTTCTTCACCTTTACTCATTCTTATAAGATCACCAAGTCCAAGAATCCTTGCCACCTCATAAAGAGAATTTTCACATACTATTAAAGCTCTCATTTTTGTAAGCTCACCTTCGGATTTATCCTTACAATTATTGAACAAGTATTCAGATATGCAAATTTGAAGCACTGAATCGCCTAAAAACTCAAGTCTTTCGTTATATTCAATACCTTTATACTGATTTGCATATGAACTATGAGTTAATGCAGTTTCAAGCAAATGTTTATTTTCAAAATAAATATTTAGTTTGCTTTCAATCTTTTCAATATTAAACTCGTACATTTAAAAAAATTCAACTCCTTAAGGTTTATTCTTCAGTATGTTAATCCTTTACCGTCGTACTTAAATTTATTACTCATGCCATCATTAACACATTCAAGAATAAACTTAATTTAAAATATAAAATCCCGCTTTAGGCGGGATATATTATTCTTCACTATGTTCTTTAAGATACTCTACTACATCGCCTACTGTAACAAAGCCTTCTGCTACATCATCAGGGATTTCCATTTCAAGTTCATCTTCTAAAGCCATAATAAGCTCAACTATATCTAGTGAATCTGCACCTAAATCTTCTATAAATGATGCCTCAAGTGTAATATCATCCTCATTCACACTAAGCTTATCTGCTATTATTCCTTTTATTCTTTCAAACATTTAATGCACCTCCAAAATTAATCTACTTAGATAATATTATATATAATCGACATCGTCAATATATCTCTAAGCATATTTGTAATAAAATATTATTTTATATTAAAAATAATATTAATTTTTATCGTTAGTATTAGCTTCAAGCTCAACTTTAAGCTTTGCAAGAGTATCATTAACATAAAACGTTCTCGCTTGCTTTATAGCATTCTTAAAAGCTCTTGCATCTGAGCTTCCATGAGCTTTAATGCATATTCCATCAACACCTAAAAATGGAGCTCCTCCATATTCCTTGTAATCAAATTTATTTTTCAAAGATTTTATTACAGGTAGAATAAATAATGCGCCAATTTTAGTAATTATTGATGATGTAATTTCGGATTTTATAGTTCCAAGAAGATTTGAAGCAACACCCTCATACATTTTAAGAACTGTATTTCCTACAAATCCGTCACACACAACAACATTTACATCTCCATTTGAGATATCTCTAGGTTCTATATTTCCAACAAAATTAAGATTAGAATCTTTCAAAAGCGAATAAGTCTCCTTTGTAAGTTCATTACCTTTCTCTTCTTCTGCACCAATATTAACCAATGCAACTGTAGGATTGGATACCTTAATTACGTTTTCATAATATACTTTGCCCATAATTGCAAACTGTTTTAAATATTGTGGTTTACAATCAACATTTGCTCCAGCATCAACAACTATAAAAGGCCCATTTATTCCTGGCATAATAGGTGACAATGCAGGTCTTTCTATACCTTTAATTCTACCTATAACCAAAGTACACCCTGCAAGGAATGCTCCAGTACTTCCAGCTGAAATTACTGCATCACACTCTTTATCTTTTACAAGTTTCAAAGCTTTATTCAAAGTGGAATCTTTTTTCTTCCTTAAAGCCATAACTGGATGTTCATTAGTGCCAATTACTTCAGTTGCATCAATAATTTTTACTCTTGAGCCATCATATTGGTATTTACTTAACTCATTTTTTAGTTTTTCTTCAGGTCCAGTAATTACGATTTCAATATCTTTAAACTCTTTTAAAGCCTCTACACACCCTTCTACAACCGCAGAAGGAGAATTATCTCCACCCATACCATCAATAGCTATTCTCATTTTATCACCCCTTTGTAAACTATAATTCAATTTAGAATCTTAATATTTTATTATTTACACATTTGATGCAGAATCAAGGCAAATATAATCTCTTAACTCTAACATGCTTTATTAATAATAATCTTATACTTTAATTTCACTTACAACATTAGGATAATATAGATGAATCACTTCATACTTAAATTTATATTTTCAAAATTCCTCTCAAAACCCAGAGGAGTTTTGAAAATAGATTTTGGATTGAAGTTCTTCATCTTTATTAAAATCAAATAACTGATGCATGACGAAATTCAGTAAAATGACTTTAATAAAAATTAGCTTTATATGGTTTAAAAACTTTTACAAAATATTTTGTTACATATAAAGAAAAGAAAGTCAATTGACTTTCTTTATTGTTCTGAAGCAACTACTTCTTTACCCTTGTAATATCCACAGCTCTTACAAACTCTGTGAGCTAATTTCATTTCATGGCATTGTGGACATTCTACAATACCAGGTATGCTTAACTTAAAAGTTTGAGCTCTTCTTGAATCTCTCTTTGCTCTGTATGTTTTTCTAGCAGGATTTCCCATAATTACACCTCCTTATTTGCTAAACAAATCATTCAATTTAGCCAATCTAATGTCAATATCATTGTTGTCACAGCTACATTGCTTTTTGTTTAGGTTCGTTCCACATTGCTGACACAGACCTTTACAATTTTCATTGCAAAGTCTTTTTATAGGCAAGGCTGATATAATATTGTTAACAATTATTTCTGTGATATCTATTGTATCACTATCAACGAAGATAATATCATCATCTTCATCTGATAAATTATTTGTAAATCTCTCATTAACACTAATGTGTATTGGATATGAGAAGATTTCTAAGCATCTTGAACAAGAAAGTTCTAAAACTGTTTCAACATCTACATCTAGCTCTAACAACCCTTCATTAAAAGAGAACTTACCCTTCACCTTTACAGGTTCAACAGCTTTTATCGATTCACCTTCATAATTAAAGGCATCTAGATCTAATGTAAAGTCTAAAGGCTTTACTCTTTCTCTCTTGCTAATTAAATCTGAAAATTGTAGTATCATATGTACAACTCCACTTCATGCCTAAGAATGGCACAGCCATTCGTACAGCAGAATTAGTAATTTTTACTGACAACACAATTTATTATATAAACATGACTTTTAAAAGTCAAGAAATTTATTTTTTATTTTCTAACAAGCTCCAAAGTATCCTTAGCTATCATCATTTCTTCATCAGTTGGTATTACAAATACCTTAACTTTTGAACCTTCTTTACTTACCTCAGCTATTTTACCTCTTACGTTGTTTTTAGCAGTATCTATTTCTATTCCAAGGAACTCTAAACCTTCACATGCCTTTAGTCTTGTTAAAGGATCGTTTTCTCCTACACCAGCAGTAAATACAACTACATCAAGACCACCCATAGCAGCAGCATATGAGCCAATGTATTTTCTTACTCTGTATTGGAATATATCTAAAGCTAATTGAGCTCTAACATTACCATTTGCAGCAGCTGTTTCTATGTCTCTAAAGTCACTGCTTACGCCTGATATACCCAATACTCCAGATTTCTTATTTAATAATTCGTTAGTTTGTTCAACTGTATAACCAAGTTCCTCCATTATAAAAGTTACTACAGCTGGATCAAGATCTCCTGTTCTTGTACCCATTGCAACACCTTCTAATGGAGTAAATCCCATAGATGTATCAATTGACTTACCATTCTTTACAGCAGTTAAACTTGAACCATTTCCTAAATGACAAGTTACTATCTTTAATTCTGATAAATCTTTCCCCATAACTTCAGCAACCTTAGCGGATACATATTTATGAGAAGTTCCATGGAATCCGTATTTTCTTATATTATGTTCTTTGTATAATTCATATGGCAAAGCATATAAAAATGCCTTATCTGGCATAGTTTGATGGAAAGCTGTATCAAAAACAGCAGTCATTGGTGTGTTAGGCATTAGAGCTTTACAAGCATCTATCCCTATTATGTTTGGTGGATTATGAAGCGGAGCAAGTTTAATGCATTCTTCCAAATACTTCATAACTTCATCATCTATAACAACTGAGCTTGAATATTTTTCACCACCATGAACAACTCTATGTCCTACTGCAGATATTTCATCCATTGACTTTAATACACCATTATCTTTATCTATCAGTGCGTCTAAAACCAACTTTATTGCATCCTTGTGGTCATTCATATCTTGTTCTATTACATATTTGTCCTTACCTTCAACTTTTTGAGTAAGGATTGATCCTTCTATTCCTATTCTTTCAACAAGTCCTTTTGCTAAAACTTCTTCTTTAGCCATATCTATTAATTGATATTTTAAAGATGAGCTTCCACAGTTAATTACTAGTATGTTCATTTCTATTCCTCCTAAAATGATTAAAATGTTCTATTTATCAAATTGCGCTTGAACAGCAGTAAGTGCAACTACATTTACAATATCCTCTGAACTACAACCTCTAGATAAGTCATTTATAGGCTTATCAAAACCTTGGCAGATTGGTCCGATTGCTTCTGCATTCGCAAATCTTTGTACAAGTTTATAACCTATATTTCCAGCTTGAAGATCTGGGAATATAAGAACATTAGCTTTACCAGCTACATCACTATTAGGTGCCTTTTGACTAGCTACTTTTTCAACTATAGCTGCATCTAACTGCATTTCCCCATCAATTAATAGATCAGGTCTTAATTCCTTTGCTCTTTCAGTTGCAGCTCTAACTTTATCTACAACCTCATGATCTGCTGATCCCATTGTTGAGAATGAAAGCATAGCAACCTTAGGCTCTATCTTACATAATTTTTTTGCTGTATCAGCTGTTGCTATTGCAATAGCTGCAAGTTGATCCGAATTTGGACTTGGGTTAACAGCACAGTCTGAGAATAAAAGCATTCCTTCTTCACCATACTTAGAACCTGGTACCATCATAATGAAGAAACTTGATACAACAGAAACTCCTGGTGCAGTCTTAATTATTTGAAGACCTGGTCTTAATAAATCTCCAGTAGTATGCACAGCACCTGAAACCATACCATCTGCATCTCCAACCTTCACCATCATTGTACCAAAATATAATGGATCTCTTACAATTTTCCCTGCTTTTTCGATTGTCATTCCTTTACTTTTTCTAAGCTCATAAAATTCGTTAATGTAAACCTCAAGCTTATCTGAAGTTTCTGGATCAGCAATATTTATTCCTGTTAGGTCAACACCTAAATCTGCAGCTTTACTTCTAATCACTGATTCAGATCCTACTAAAGTTACCTCTGCTAATCCATTTTCTTTAATTTTTTGAGATGCTACGAGTGTTCTCTCTTCATCTCCCTCAGGTAGCACAATTCTCTTTATATCTTTTTGTGCCATATCCCAAATTTGCTTCATAAGTTCCATGTTCATTTCTCCTTTCAGTCGAACGGATAATATCTACATATACTAATATACTCCTAAATTAGAGTAGATTTCAACACATAAAGCCAAAAACATAGTAGTTCTTATATTTGAATAATTAATAATAGTCTGACATTTCATTTTTTTTAATACTTTATTTATTCTATCCAATGTTTGGTGTATTATATATCTATAATTTGATAAAGGAAGGTTTTATTATGAATATTGTTGGAATAGTAACTGAATATAATCCGTTTCATAATGGACATAAGCTACATCTTGAACAGACTAAGAAGCTAACTAATGCTGATGGTGTCATATGTGTAATGAGCGGAAATTTTGTTCAGAGAGGACTACCTTCAATCTTAGATAAATGGACTCGAGCTCAAATTGCTGTTCTTAATGGTGTTGACTTGGTGATAGAACTCCCTACAATATTTTCTGTATCTTCAGCTGAATTTTTCGCAAAAGGGGCTGTAGATATTTTAAATCAAACATCAGTAGTTAACTCACTGTGTTTTGGAAGTGAAGTTGGAGAAATAGACATAATTATGAAAGTAGCAAAAATATTATCATACGAATCAGATGAGTTTAAATCCTTATTAAGAAACCATTTAAACCTTGGTAAATCGTATGTGAAAGCCCGTTCTGAAGCTTTACTAGAGTATTTTAAAAAATATGAATATATAAATTTAAGCACAGAGGAATTCGAAAATTTCTTAAATTCCTCAAATAATATTCTAGGTATCGAGTACTGCAAAAGTATAATTAAATCAGAAAGTAGCATTAAGCCTGTAACTATTAAAAGAATAGGTTCCTCTTATAATGATATAAGCCTTTCTAGTAGTTTTGCTAGTGCCACTGCTATAAGAGAACAACTTTATAAGGAGTCTTCAATTGATGAACTTTATAAATACATGCCTGATACATCTATACAAATAATAAACGAAAAGAAAAAAAACTCAAATAAATTTCCATCAAATGATGATTTCCTTAAGTATATAAGATATAAGATTATAACCAATCCAGGTTCGTTTTCTAATCTTCCAGATAACATGGAGGGTTTGGAAAATAAATTCATCAAGGAAATTATGAAAGCTAAATCTGCCGATGAGCTTATAATGTTAGTTAAAAGCAAACGATATGCCTATACAAGACTTTCAAGGCTTATATGTCAATATTTTATTGGATTTGAAAACTATGATATTCAGTCTTTAAGAACTTCAAAACCAAATTATCTAAG
Proteins encoded in this region:
- a CDS encoding elongator complex protein 3; translation: MSKSYYIIPIFVPHLGCPHNCVFCNQNKISGEEGVVDSQYVENTVEEYLKTIDIANSTVEISFFGGTFTAIPMQKQKELLEVAYKYKKLKKINYIRLSTRPDYIDHDILNHLKEYEVDIIELGVQSLDKEVLRKSARGHSEEDVKKASMLIKEYGFTLGHQIMLGLPGDTFEKDLDTAKKSIEMKPDICRIYPALVIKDTPMEEMLRREEYKPYTLSEAVTVAKKIYKLYIENNINVIRVGLQPTENINTGGDIVDGPFHPAFRELVESSILNEHIYNLLRESKDDVTIRINNRYISRLYANKKEFFNELKSKLVNVKIDVCIDDSVKVGEILINSNNETKIVSI
- the rnc gene encoding ribonuclease III codes for the protein MYEFNIEKIESKLNIYFENKHLLETALTHSSYANQYKGIEYNERLEFLGDSVLQICISEYLFNNCKDKSEGELTKMRALIVCENSLYEVARILGLGDLIRMSKGEELTGGRERISIQADCLEALLAAIYLDKGLEYARDFIITNFKHVIADAINDKIVLDFKTKLQEKLQENGEVNINYELVKYEGPPHRRKFYTKVVIGDRIIGEGEGFSKKEAEQQSAKKALNFLEGSNE
- the acpP gene encoding acyl carrier protein, translating into MFERIKGIIADKLSVNEDDITLEASFIEDLGADSLDIVELIMALEDELEMEIPDDVAEGFVTVGDVVEYLKEHSEE
- the plsX gene encoding phosphate acyltransferase PlsX, translated to MRIAIDGMGGDNSPSAVVEGCVEALKEFKDIEIVITGPEEKLKNELSKYQYDGSRVKIIDATEVIGTNEHPVMALRKKKDSTLNKALKLVKDKECDAVISAGSTGAFLAGCTLVIGRIKGIERPALSPIMPGINGPFIVVDAGANVDCKPQYLKQFAIMGKVYYENVIKVSNPTVALVNIGAEEEKGNELTKETYSLLKDSNLNFVGNIEPRDISNGDVNVVVCDGFVGNTVLKMYEGVASNLLGTIKSEITSSIITKIGALFILPVIKSLKNKFDYKEYGGAPFLGVDGICIKAHGSSDARAFKNAIKQARTFYVNDTLAKLKVELEANTNDKN
- the rpmF gene encoding 50S ribosomal protein L32, with the translated sequence MGNPARKTYRAKRDSRRAQTFKLSIPGIVECPQCHEMKLAHRVCKSCGYYKGKEVVASEQ
- a CDS encoding YceD family protein yields the protein MILQFSDLISKRERVKPLDFTLDLDAFNYEGESIKAVEPVKVKGKFSFNEGLLELDVDVETVLELSCSRCLEIFSYPIHISVNERFTNNLSDEDDDIIFVDSDTIDITEIIVNNIISALPIKRLCNENCKGLCQQCGTNLNKKQCSCDNNDIDIRLAKLNDLFSK
- a CDS encoding acetate/propionate family kinase — protein: MNILVINCGSSSLKYQLIDMAKEEVLAKGLVERIGIEGSILTQKVEGKDKYVIEQDMNDHKDAIKLVLDALIDKDNGVLKSMDEISAVGHRVVHGGEKYSSSVVIDDEVMKYLEECIKLAPLHNPPNIIGIDACKALMPNTPMTAVFDTAFHQTMPDKAFLYALPYELYKEHNIRKYGFHGTSHKYVSAKVAEVMGKDLSELKIVTCHLGNGSSLTAVKNGKSIDTSMGFTPLEGVAMGTRTGDLDPAVVTFIMEELGYTVEQTNELLNKKSGVLGISGVSSDFRDIETAAANGNVRAQLALDIFQYRVRKYIGSYAAAMGGLDVVVFTAGVGENDPLTRLKACEGLEFLGIEIDTAKNNVRGKIAEVSKEGSKVKVFVIPTDEEMMIAKDTLELVRK
- the pta gene encoding phosphate acetyltransferase, with the protein product MELMKQIWDMAQKDIKRIVLPEGDEERTLVASQKIKENGLAEVTLVGSESVIRSKAADLGVDLTGINIADPETSDKLEVYINEFYELRKSKGMTIEKAGKIVRDPLYFGTMMVKVGDADGMVSGAVHTTGDLLRPGLQIIKTAPGVSVVSSFFIMMVPGSKYGEEGMLLFSDCAVNPSPNSDQLAAIAIATADTAKKLCKIEPKVAMLSFSTMGSADHEVVDKVRAATERAKELRPDLLIDGEMQLDAAIVEKVASQKAPNSDVAGKANVLIFPDLQAGNIGYKLVQRFANAEAIGPICQGFDKPINDLSRGCSSEDIVNVVALTAVQAQFDK
- a CDS encoding nucleotidyltransferase; protein product: MNIVGIVTEYNPFHNGHKLHLEQTKKLTNADGVICVMSGNFVQRGLPSILDKWTRAQIAVLNGVDLVIELPTIFSVSSAEFFAKGAVDILNQTSVVNSLCFGSEVGEIDIIMKVAKILSYESDEFKSLLRNHLNLGKSYVKARSEALLEYFKKYEYINLSTEEFENFLNSSNNILGIEYCKSIIKSESSIKPVTIKRIGSSYNDISLSSSFASATAIREQLYKESSIDELYKYMPDTSIQIINEKKKNSNKFPSNDDFLKYIRYKIITNPGSFSNLPDNMEGLENKFIKEIMKAKSADELIMLVKSKRYAYTRLSRLICQYFIGFENYDIQSLRTSKPNYLRILGLNNVGAQIVKEIKKKSQINILNKIPKQIDDSMLELDLRATNAYSLINPTIPVNADYLISPFIHK